From Nitrosopumilus zosterae, the proteins below share one genomic window:
- a CDS encoding M20/M25/M40 family metallo-hydrolase, whose protein sequence is MLEKALRLYTPSLSEKQLAEFLADKCDDLGFEDIEIDEVGNIIAKKGTGSPKVMLCGHMDVVPGKVKVRKEGDSLYGRGASDAKAPLMAMLFAAASIQNNSGTIIFVGAVDEEGNATGIKNLVKKEMGIDYAIFGEPSGINQVTIAYKGRLAISLKISVDDSSHASAPWLSKNAIHESMIFAKELKDRLEENQENRSKGMLLTSSMTEIRGGTSHNITPKECETTFDIRIPVDMNCKAIEQKIATLVKEISQKREVEAFYSILDETEPFEAPHNSPLVRALTLGIIEETKSRPTLIRKTGTGDMNVLGNQWSIPVVTYGPGDPHEAHTIDEKVSIEEYLKGIEILKKTLQHLKRLHDRKMQ, encoded by the coding sequence ATGCTTGAAAAAGCGCTCAGACTTTACACACCATCACTTAGTGAGAAACAATTAGCAGAATTTTTAGCTGACAAGTGCGATGATTTGGGTTTTGAAGATATTGAAATTGACGAAGTGGGAAATATCATTGCGAAGAAAGGAACGGGATCTCCAAAAGTCATGCTATGTGGCCACATGGATGTTGTTCCAGGAAAAGTCAAAGTAAGAAAAGAGGGAGATTCACTTTATGGAAGAGGAGCTTCAGATGCAAAAGCACCTTTAATGGCAATGTTGTTTGCAGCCGCATCGATTCAAAACAACAGCGGAACTATAATTTTTGTGGGTGCAGTTGATGAAGAAGGGAATGCAACAGGAATTAAAAATCTCGTCAAAAAAGAGATGGGAATTGATTATGCAATATTTGGAGAACCAAGCGGAATCAATCAAGTTACAATTGCGTATAAAGGAAGATTGGCAATCAGTCTTAAAATTAGTGTAGATGATAGTTCACATGCAAGTGCACCATGGCTTTCAAAAAATGCAATTCATGAATCAATGATTTTTGCAAAAGAACTCAAAGACAGGTTGGAAGAAAATCAAGAAAACAGATCAAAAGGAATGCTGTTGACTTCATCTATGACAGAAATTAGAGGCGGCACAAGTCACAACATAACCCCAAAAGAATGTGAGACAACTTTTGACATCAGAATTCCGGTAGACATGAACTGCAAAGCAATTGAACAAAAAATTGCAACGCTTGTAAAAGAAATTTCTCAAAAAAGAGAGGTGGAAGCATTTTATTCAATTCTTGACGAAACAGAGCCATTTGAGGCGCCACATAATTCACCATTAGTTAGAGCATTGACATTAGGAATTATTGAAGAGACAAAATCCAGACCAACCCTAATTAGAAAAACAGGTACCGGAGACATGAATGTTTTAGGAAATCAATGGTCAATTCCTGTAGTAACTTATGGTCCAGGAGATCCCCACGAGGCCCACACAATCGATGAGAAAGTATCCATCGAAGAATACCTCAAAGGAATAGAAATTCTCAAGAAAACCCTACAGCACTTAAAAAGACTTCATGATAGAAAGATGCAGTAA
- the lysX gene encoding lysine biosynthesis protein LysX, producing MSPDVTILYDTIRWEEKALLEAGKKNNINIQMVDCKKVALDLEKKPEDYGVVIQRCVSYYRNLHSTAALEGLGVKVINCLNTGIFAGNKLFTHMLLKKFGVPTPDATVAFSKEAALEALETQGFPKVIKPTVGSWGRLISKLNDKDSAEGIMESRENMYPIYQIHYLEEFVKRPPRDIRAIMVGDKIVAAIYRISEHWKTNMALGGTAEPCKVTSEMEEMCIKAKKAVQGDIVGVDLMESEEKGLVVHEVNNTTEYKNTVRVCQVDIPSLMLNYALNVKK from the coding sequence GTGAGCCCTGACGTCACTATTCTTTACGATACCATCCGTTGGGAAGAAAAAGCTCTTCTAGAAGCAGGCAAAAAAAACAACATCAACATACAGATGGTGGATTGTAAGAAAGTAGCATTAGATTTAGAAAAAAAACCAGAAGATTACGGAGTAGTGATTCAGAGATGTGTAAGTTATTACAGAAATTTGCATTCAACTGCAGCTCTTGAAGGATTAGGAGTCAAAGTAATCAATTGTCTTAACACAGGCATTTTTGCAGGAAACAAGTTATTCACACACATGCTGTTAAAAAAATTCGGAGTTCCCACACCGGATGCAACAGTCGCCTTTTCAAAAGAAGCAGCTTTGGAAGCATTGGAAACACAAGGATTTCCAAAAGTTATCAAGCCAACTGTTGGAAGTTGGGGCAGGTTAATTTCAAAACTAAACGACAAAGATTCAGCTGAGGGTATAATGGAAAGCAGAGAGAACATGTATCCAATTTACCAGATACACTATTTGGAAGAATTTGTAAAAAGACCACCAAGAGACATCAGAGCAATCATGGTAGGAGACAAAATAGTTGCAGCAATATACAGAATTTCAGAACATTGGAAAACGAACATGGCACTTGGCGGTACAGCTGAACCATGCAAGGTTACATCTGAAATGGAAGAGATGTGCATCAAGGCGAAAAAGGCTGTTCAAGGAGACATTGTAGGTGTGGATTTGATGGAAAGCGAGGAGAAAGGACTGGTTGTTCACGAGGTCAACAACACCACAGAATACAAGAATACGGTCAGAGTTTGTCAAGTAGACATCCCATCACTAATGCTAAATTATGCCCTGAATGTAAAAAAGTAA
- the lysW/argW gene encoding alpha-aminoadipate/glutamate carrier protein LysW yields the protein MSKCEECDAEISVPSDALEGEIVTCPECGASFELVKGSDGFQLKPAQTVGEDWGQ from the coding sequence ATGTCAAAATGTGAAGAATGTGATGCAGAAATATCCGTCCCAAGTGATGCACTTGAAGGAGAAATTGTAACATGTCCAGAATGTGGCGCAAGTTTTGAATTAGTAAAAGGTTCAGACGGTTTCCAATTAAAGCCTGCCCAAACGGTTGGCGAGGATTGGGGACAGTGA